The following proteins come from a genomic window of Geothrix edaphica:
- a CDS encoding DUF502 domain-containing protein, producing MIRKYLLAGLFTLLPLVVTLWILRGIFTALVGIFREPLTFLAHLIHVPDPPTWALALFSGLATVMLLVVVGALMGNFIGRQLLSWLDELMMSVPVVKTVYGATRQLMGAIQSGRGGSFKEVVVVEWPHPGSYTLGFVASRDCSWAIPGGQGMLAVYIPTAPNPTSGYVIMIEASKVRPADLSADQALTWAISGGVVVPPRTGTGSFRLPEKP from the coding sequence ATGATTCGGAAGTACCTCCTCGCGGGCCTGTTCACCTTGCTGCCCCTGGTGGTGACGCTCTGGATCCTCCGGGGCATCTTCACGGCCCTGGTGGGCATCTTCCGGGAGCCGCTGACCTTCCTGGCCCACCTGATCCACGTGCCGGACCCGCCGACCTGGGCGCTGGCGCTGTTCTCCGGCCTGGCCACCGTGATGCTGCTGGTGGTGGTGGGCGCCTTGATGGGCAACTTCATCGGCCGCCAGCTGCTGTCCTGGCTGGATGAGCTGATGATGTCCGTGCCCGTCGTGAAGACCGTCTACGGCGCCACCCGGCAGCTCATGGGCGCCATCCAGTCGGGCCGCGGCGGCAGCTTCAAGGAGGTGGTGGTCGTGGAGTGGCCCCATCCCGGCTCCTACACCCTGGGTTTCGTGGCCAGCCGGGACTGCTCCTGGGCCATCCCGGGGGGACAGGGCATGCTGGCCGTCTACATTCCGACCGCCCCCAACCCCACCTCCGGCTACGTGATCATGATCGAGGCTTCGAAGGTGAGGCCGGCGGACCTCAGCGCCGACCAGGCCCTGACCTGGGCCATCAGCGGCGGCGTCGTGGTGCCGCCCCGGACGGGCACCGGTTCCTTCCGGCTGCCGGAGAAACCATGA
- a CDS encoding nucleoside deaminase — translation MRIEADTLRFMRRAIELSRIHMEAGEGGPFGAVIVKDGEILGEGWNCVTASHDPTAHAEVVAIRHACTKLGTFQLKGCEIYTSCEPCPMCLAAIYWARLDRIWYANGRADAAAIQFDDEWLYREVALPLEARSLPTTQLLRDEALSVFQSWDRKTDKIPY, via the coding sequence ATGCGGATCGAGGCGGATACCCTGCGCTTCATGCGACGCGCCATCGAGCTCTCCCGCATCCACATGGAGGCGGGCGAGGGCGGACCCTTCGGCGCGGTGATCGTGAAGGACGGGGAGATCCTGGGCGAAGGCTGGAACTGCGTCACCGCCAGCCACGACCCCACGGCCCATGCGGAGGTGGTGGCCATCCGCCACGCCTGCACGAAGCTCGGCACCTTCCAGCTGAAGGGCTGCGAGATCTACACCAGCTGCGAGCCCTGTCCCATGTGCCTGGCGGCCATCTACTGGGCACGGCTGGACCGGATCTGGTACGCCAACGGCCGGGCGGATGCCGCGGCCATCCAGTTCGACGACGAGTGGCTCTACCGCGAAGTGGCTCTGCCCCTGGAGGCGCGGAGCCTGCCCACCACACAGCTGCTCCGCGACGAGGCCCTGTCGGTCTTCCAGTCCTGGGACCGGAAGACCGACAAGATCCCCTACTGA
- the tpx gene encoding thiol peroxidase, whose translation MATITLNGNPIHTCGELPAVGSATPAFTLTRTDLRETTSVDLEGKRVLLSIFPSLDTSTCAESVRKFNALTADLSDTVLLCVSMDLPFAQDLFCGSKNLERATPASAFRHPEFGVDFGVTLIDGPMRGLLARAVVALDENGTVIHTELVPELTREPDYDLAVHAIRSHHHPCPEDALESTE comes from the coding sequence ATGGCCACGATCACCCTGAACGGGAATCCCATCCACACCTGCGGCGAGCTGCCGGCCGTGGGTTCCGCCACCCCCGCCTTCACCCTCACCCGCACGGATCTCCGGGAAACCACCAGCGTGGACCTGGAAGGCAAGCGCGTCCTGCTGAGCATCTTCCCCAGCCTGGACACCTCGACCTGCGCGGAGAGTGTGCGGAAGTTCAACGCCCTGACAGCGGATCTGAGCGACACCGTCCTGCTGTGCGTGTCCATGGACCTGCCCTTCGCCCAGGACCTCTTCTGCGGCTCGAAGAACCTGGAGCGCGCCACCCCGGCCTCCGCCTTCCGCCATCCCGAGTTCGGCGTGGATTTCGGCGTCACCCTCATCGACGGACCCATGCGGGGACTCCTCGCCCGCGCCGTGGTGGCGCTGGACGAGAATGGGACCGTCATCCACACGGAGCTGGTCCCGGAACTCACGCGGGAACCCGACTACGACCTGGCCGTCCACGCCATCCGCAGCCACCACCATCCGTGCCCCGAGGATGCGCTGGAGAGCACGGAATAG
- a CDS encoding DinB family protein, whose translation MTDLLRDLLGHQAWADALFFHVWGKSDFREDPDLRTRTGHMVDVQQVFLGLLKGEPMDLEERPVPDFETLKARCRSSHEAFRALGRGLDEASLTRLVRVPWFPDPPCLITVTEALTQACLHTQHHRAQNMTRLKALGAAPKNVDYIIWLWKQRPEARWDL comes from the coding sequence ATGACCGACCTGTTGAGGGACCTGCTCGGCCATCAGGCATGGGCCGACGCCCTGTTCTTCCATGTGTGGGGCAAGTCGGACTTCCGGGAGGATCCTGACCTGCGAACCCGGACGGGCCACATGGTGGATGTCCAGCAGGTCTTCCTTGGCCTCCTCAAGGGCGAGCCCATGGACTTGGAGGAGCGTCCCGTCCCCGATTTCGAGACCCTGAAGGCGCGGTGCCGGTCCAGCCATGAGGCCTTCCGGGCCCTGGGCCGGGGCCTCGACGAGGCCTCCCTCACGCGCCTGGTGCGGGTGCCGTGGTTTCCCGATCCGCCTTGCCTGATCACCGTGACCGAGGCGCTGACCCAGGCCTGCCTCCACACCCAGCACCACCGGGCCCAGAACATGACGCGCCTCAAGGCCCTGGGCGCCGCCCCGAAGAACGTGGACTACATCATCTGGCTCTGGAAACAGCGGCCCGAGGCGCGCTGGGATCTCTGA
- the speA gene encoding biosynthetic arginine decarboxylase, with protein MKHWTVQDAATLYGVKEWGNGYFGINAKGHLEITPTKDESLSCDVYEIVQHLKKKGIRTPVNLRFPQVLDHRVVEVNEAFRRSIIEFGYEGSYQGVYPVKTNQTKEVVEEIVRSGNKYHYGLEAGSKPELMIALSLDLHPEALVLCNGYKDESFIRMALLARKAGRKVVITVEKMTELPLILKVAKELKVEPLIGLRAKLNAQGSGKWETSAGDHAKFGLTTREILDAIEVLEKRDLLDSVIELHFHIGSQITDIRKIKSAMKEATRIYAKLRKMGVPIRYLNVGGGLGVDYDGSKTTFSSSMNYTIAEYAADVVYTTKDICTQEQVPMPDLLSESGRAIVAYHEVVVVDIIGLIDTTHTKYTVTLTGNEPQILKELAYTRDNISVKNFAEMYHDAITQKDELLTLFNLGYLGLEDRSKGETLFWEVCRKLSRILSSKSLKYVPEEFQDLNKSLADKLIANFSLFQSMPDHWAIEQLFPVMPIHRLKEKPGLSATLCDITCDSDGKMEKFIDLKDVRDELPFHEPRGGESYYVAFFLTGAYQDILGMRHNLFGAPNEAHIVVDEDDTFKIQHLVRGDTVDHVLRSVHYDPDILIQGPQTKRKASAKSDAAEALRALLTEERKLHTYLEI; from the coding sequence ATGAAGCACTGGACGGTCCAGGACGCCGCGACCCTGTACGGCGTGAAGGAGTGGGGGAATGGCTACTTCGGCATCAACGCCAAGGGCCATCTGGAGATCACGCCCACCAAGGACGAGTCCCTCAGTTGCGACGTCTACGAGATCGTCCAGCACCTGAAGAAGAAGGGCATCCGCACCCCGGTGAACCTGCGCTTCCCGCAGGTGCTGGATCATCGGGTGGTCGAGGTCAACGAGGCCTTCCGCCGCTCCATCATCGAGTTTGGCTACGAGGGCAGCTACCAGGGCGTCTATCCGGTGAAGACCAACCAGACCAAGGAAGTGGTCGAGGAGATCGTCCGCTCCGGCAACAAGTACCACTACGGCCTGGAGGCGGGCTCCAAGCCCGAGCTCATGATCGCCCTGAGCCTCGACCTGCACCCCGAGGCCCTGGTGCTCTGCAACGGCTACAAGGACGAGTCGTTCATCCGCATGGCCCTGCTGGCCCGCAAGGCCGGGCGCAAGGTGGTCATCACCGTGGAGAAGATGACCGAGCTGCCCCTGATCCTGAAGGTGGCCAAGGAGCTGAAGGTGGAGCCCCTCATCGGGCTGCGGGCCAAACTCAATGCCCAGGGCAGCGGCAAGTGGGAGACCAGCGCCGGCGATCACGCGAAATTCGGCCTCACCACCCGCGAGATCCTCGACGCCATCGAGGTGCTGGAGAAGCGCGACCTCCTGGACAGCGTCATCGAGCTGCACTTCCACATCGGCAGCCAGATCACGGACATCCGCAAGATCAAGTCGGCCATGAAGGAGGCCACCCGCATCTACGCCAAGCTCCGCAAGATGGGCGTGCCCATCCGCTACTTGAACGTGGGCGGCGGCCTGGGCGTGGACTACGACGGCAGCAAGACCACCTTCAGCAGCTCCATGAACTACACCATCGCCGAGTACGCGGCGGATGTCGTGTACACCACCAAGGACATCTGCACCCAGGAGCAGGTGCCCATGCCCGACCTGCTCAGTGAGTCCGGCCGCGCCATCGTGGCCTACCACGAGGTGGTGGTGGTGGACATCATCGGCCTCATCGACACCACCCACACCAAGTACACGGTGACCCTCACCGGCAATGAGCCCCAGATCCTCAAGGAGCTCGCCTACACCCGCGACAACATCTCCGTGAAGAACTTCGCCGAGATGTACCACGACGCCATCACCCAGAAGGACGAACTGCTCACCCTCTTCAACCTGGGCTACCTGGGCCTGGAGGATCGCAGCAAGGGCGAGACGCTGTTCTGGGAGGTCTGCCGCAAGCTCTCCCGCATCCTCAGCAGCAAGAGCCTGAAGTACGTGCCCGAGGAGTTCCAGGACCTCAACAAGAGCCTGGCCGACAAGCTCATCGCCAACTTCAGCCTCTTCCAGTCCATGCCGGACCACTGGGCCATCGAGCAGCTCTTCCCGGTGATGCCCATCCACCGGCTCAAGGAGAAGCCCGGCCTCTCCGCCACCCTCTGCGACATCACCTGCGACAGCGACGGGAAGATGGAGAAGTTCATCGACCTGAAGGACGTGCGCGACGAGCTCCCCTTCCACGAGCCCCGCGGCGGCGAGTCCTACTACGTGGCCTTCTTCCTCACGGGCGCCTACCAGGACATCCTGGGCATGCGCCACAACCTCTTCGGCGCCCCCAACGAGGCCCACATCGTGGTGGACGAGGACGACACCTTCAAGATCCAGCACCTCGTCAGAGGCGACACGGTGGATCACGTGCTCCGCAGCGTCCACTACGACCCCGATATTCTGATCCAGGGGCCCCAGACCAAGCGGAAGGCCAGCGCCAAGAGCGACGCCGCGGAAGCTCTGCGGGCGCTGCTCACGGAAGAGCGGAAGCTCCACACGTATCTGGAAATATAG
- a CDS encoding 3-isopropylmalate dehydratase, with amino-acid sequence MSKVIIKLGNDISTDDIYPGRFMATVLPTETPQFAFFDRTEFNAQLKARAFASGSIIVGGENFGCGSSREQACSTLKGHDVAVVAKSISRIFLQNSINLGLQVVICPGLEAGEGDDLEITADQVLNKTTGKAYEQVKLPAARKGIMDAGGLIPYTRARLLAKQS; translated from the coding sequence ATGTCCAAGGTCATCATCAAGCTCGGCAACGACATCAGCACCGATGACATCTATCCCGGCCGCTTCATGGCCACGGTGCTGCCCACTGAAACCCCCCAGTTCGCCTTCTTCGACCGGACCGAGTTCAACGCCCAGCTCAAGGCCAGGGCCTTCGCGTCCGGCTCCATCATCGTGGGCGGTGAGAACTTCGGCTGCGGCTCCAGCCGCGAGCAGGCCTGCTCCACCCTGAAGGGCCACGACGTGGCCGTGGTGGCCAAGAGCATCTCCCGCATCTTCCTCCAGAACAGCATCAACCTGGGACTCCAGGTCGTGATCTGTCCCGGCCTCGAGGCCGGCGAGGGTGATGACCTGGAGATCACCGCGGACCAGGTGCTCAACAAGACCACGGGCAAGGCCTACGAGCAGGTCAAGCTGCCCGCCGCGCGCAAGGGCATCATGGATGCCGGCGGGCTGATCCCGTACACGCGCGCCCGGCTGCTGGCCAAGCAGTCCTGA
- a CDS encoding 3-hydroxyacyl-CoA dehydrogenase family protein — translation MDIQRIGIVGCGLMGSGIAQCAAEAGCEVWVKEADETLLAKGLARIKGTWERAVAKGKITEDQKAAFSDRLHGTLAFAALSACDLVVEAVPERMDLKLETFAELDKVMAPGALLCTNTSSLTVAHLSPVLAPGRLPRLAGLHFFNPVPAMPLVEIVRTLATDEDTLDALKAFVQRLGKTAVLAPDAPGFVVNRLLVPYLLDALRCAEQKLATVEDIDTAMKLGCGHPMGPLHLSDFIGLDTMQSVAEVLFEAFGEPRFKAPPVLRQLVAAGRLGRKSGAGFYRWEGEKRMEALLL, via the coding sequence ATGGACATCCAGCGCATCGGCATCGTCGGTTGCGGACTCATGGGCTCGGGGATCGCGCAGTGCGCCGCCGAGGCGGGCTGCGAGGTCTGGGTGAAGGAGGCGGATGAAACCCTGCTCGCGAAGGGGCTGGCGCGGATCAAGGGCACCTGGGAACGGGCCGTGGCCAAGGGGAAGATCACCGAGGATCAGAAGGCCGCCTTCAGCGACCGGCTCCACGGCACCCTCGCCTTTGCCGCCCTGTCGGCCTGCGATCTCGTGGTGGAGGCCGTCCCGGAGCGCATGGACCTCAAGCTCGAGACCTTCGCCGAGCTGGACAAGGTCATGGCCCCCGGCGCCCTGCTCTGCACCAACACCTCCAGCCTCACCGTGGCCCACCTCAGCCCGGTGCTGGCGCCCGGCCGCCTGCCCCGCCTGGCGGGCCTGCATTTCTTCAACCCCGTGCCCGCCATGCCCCTGGTCGAGATCGTCCGCACCCTCGCCACCGACGAGGACACCCTCGACGCCCTGAAGGCCTTCGTCCAGCGGCTCGGGAAGACCGCCGTGCTGGCGCCGGACGCCCCGGGCTTCGTGGTGAACCGGCTCCTGGTGCCCTACCTGCTGGATGCCCTGCGCTGCGCCGAGCAGAAGCTGGCCACGGTGGAGGACATCGATACCGCCATGAAGCTGGGCTGCGGCCACCCCATGGGCCCCCTGCACCTCAGCGACTTCATCGGCCTCGACACCATGCAGAGCGTCGCCGAGGTCCTGTTCGAGGCCTTCGGGGAGCCCCGCTTCAAGGCGCCCCCGGTGCTGCGCCAGCTGGTGGCCGCCGGCCGCCTGGGCCGGAAATCCGGCGCGGGATTCTACCGCTGGGAGGGCGAGAAGCGCATGGAGGCCCTCCTGCTCTGA
- the pgsA gene encoding CDP-diacylglycerol--glycerol-3-phosphate 3-phosphatidyltransferase gives MNLPNFLSLARILMVPVLVVVLMTKVTNHEVIGVLVFWAASITDALDGYFARRWKQVTTLGKLLDPLADKLLVSGALISLVELNLAPAWMTFIILSREFAVTGLRGIASEEGMTIPAGAIGKWKMGFQVAAISCLILGPRLDYWLYDWTHKEIFHLFIQLNRPYSFFWGMGVLLLWGAVILAIWSAISYFHGFWKVVGPSILAEEGRLTGHKDSEGH, from the coding sequence ATGAACCTGCCCAATTTCCTGTCGCTCGCGCGGATCCTCATGGTCCCAGTCCTGGTCGTGGTGCTCATGACCAAGGTGACGAATCACGAAGTCATCGGTGTGCTGGTGTTCTGGGCCGCCTCCATCACGGACGCCCTGGACGGCTACTTCGCCCGGCGCTGGAAGCAGGTGACCACCCTCGGCAAGCTGCTGGATCCCCTGGCGGACAAGCTGCTGGTGTCCGGAGCCCTGATCTCTCTGGTGGAGCTGAACCTGGCCCCGGCCTGGATGACCTTCATCATCCTCTCCCGGGAGTTCGCCGTGACGGGCCTGCGGGGCATCGCCAGCGAAGAGGGCATGACCATTCCGGCCGGCGCCATCGGCAAGTGGAAGATGGGCTTCCAGGTGGCGGCCATCTCCTGTCTCATCCTCGGCCCGCGGCTCGACTACTGGCTCTACGACTGGACCCACAAGGAGATCTTCCACCTCTTCATCCAGCTCAACCGGCCCTACAGTTTCTTCTGGGGCATGGGCGTGCTGCTGCTCTGGGGTGCCGTCATCCTCGCCATCTGGAGCGCCATCTCCTATTTCCACGGCTTCTGGAAGGTGGTGGGACCAAGCATCCTGGCCGAAGAAGGCCGCCTCACCGGGCACAAGGATTCCGAAGGACACTGA
- a CDS encoding LytR/AlgR family response regulator transcription factor → MNLRALVVDDEALARQRIRHLLRRSTDIEVIGECADGLEAVKAIEELSPDLVFLDIQMPELDGFGVVEAVGADRMPLTLFITAFDQHALKAFEVHALDYLLKPFSPERFHQALERARRWCQRHTPENGPGQGPDLEALMASLRQDRPWVDRLLVRQGDRHILVRTSALQWIEAEDNYVRLHVEGTSYLLRQTMTGLLARLDPAEFRRIHRSAIVNLDCIREFQPWTGGDHLVIMRDGTRLTLSRTYREQFGEWL, encoded by the coding sequence GTGAATCTCCGGGCCCTGGTGGTGGACGATGAGGCGCTGGCCCGCCAGCGCATCCGCCATCTTCTGCGCCGTTCCACCGACATCGAGGTGATCGGGGAGTGCGCCGACGGCCTCGAGGCTGTGAAGGCCATCGAGGAACTCTCGCCGGACCTGGTCTTCCTGGACATCCAGATGCCGGAACTGGATGGTTTCGGCGTCGTGGAGGCCGTGGGGGCGGACCGCATGCCGCTCACCCTCTTCATCACGGCCTTCGACCAGCATGCCCTCAAGGCGTTCGAGGTGCATGCCCTGGACTACCTGCTGAAGCCCTTTTCGCCCGAGCGGTTCCACCAGGCCCTGGAGCGGGCCCGGCGCTGGTGTCAGCGCCACACGCCGGAGAATGGACCGGGGCAGGGGCCGGATCTGGAGGCCCTCATGGCCAGCCTCCGTCAGGACCGGCCGTGGGTGGACCGCCTGCTGGTGCGGCAGGGAGACCGGCACATCCTGGTGCGGACGAGCGCCCTGCAGTGGATCGAGGCAGAGGACAACTACGTCCGGCTCCACGTGGAGGGCACCTCGTACCTGCTGCGGCAGACCATGACGGGACTGCTCGCCCGGCTGGATCCGGCCGAGTTCCGGCGCATCCACCGCTCCGCCATCGTCAACCTTGACTGCATCCGGGAATTCCAGCCCTGGACCGGTGGAGACCACCTCGTGATCATGCGGGACGGCACCCGCCTCACCCTCAGCCGGACCTACCGGGAGCAGTTCGGGGAGTGGCTCTGA
- the queG gene encoding tRNA epoxyqueuosine(34) reductase QueG, translated as MILGGGLRVPVEHPDPMAFRAWLRSEALAAGFARAGFADCEPFRDEEEHLRAWFQEGRGALLPYLDPAALLDPRALWPQARTALVGFFPYARPEAVPGAAPGSLKLSRYLWGPDYHMILKPRLTRVLEAAQARWPGLEGRVCVDTAPLLERQLAARAGLGWQGRHTLLIAGKDGSWGFLGVLLLSIELPPDEPFGTQQCGTCTACLEACPSGALEAFRLDPARCLTTYTIETETEPPPDIASALAESRWAAGCDACQEVCPWNRVPIWGDPTLWGGPSPLHTRSAGDLPRGAAQWRKLTRRTALRRVRDRHWRATLGRILGE; from the coding sequence ATGATCCTGGGAGGTGGCCTGCGCGTGCCCGTCGAACACCCGGATCCAATGGCATTCAGGGCCTGGCTTCGGTCTGAGGCCCTGGCCGCCGGGTTCGCCCGGGCGGGGTTCGCCGACTGCGAGCCCTTCCGGGATGAGGAAGAGCATCTCCGGGCCTGGTTCCAGGAAGGCCGAGGCGCCCTGCTCCCCTACCTGGACCCAGCCGCGCTCCTGGACCCGCGAGCCCTCTGGCCCCAGGCCCGCACGGCCCTGGTGGGTTTCTTCCCCTATGCCCGGCCGGAGGCCGTGCCCGGCGCGGCTCCGGGCAGCCTCAAGCTGAGCCGCTACCTGTGGGGCCCGGACTACCACATGATCCTGAAGCCCCGCCTGACCCGGGTGCTGGAGGCGGCCCAGGCCCGCTGGCCGGGGCTGGAAGGCCGAGTCTGCGTGGACACGGCCCCCCTGCTGGAGCGCCAGCTGGCCGCCCGGGCCGGCCTGGGCTGGCAGGGCAGGCACACCCTCCTCATCGCCGGAAAGGACGGCTCCTGGGGCTTCCTGGGCGTGCTGCTGCTGTCCATCGAGCTGCCGCCGGACGAGCCGTTCGGGACCCAGCAGTGCGGAACCTGCACCGCCTGCCTGGAAGCCTGCCCCTCCGGCGCCCTGGAGGCCTTCCGGCTCGACCCGGCCCGCTGCCTCACCACCTACACCATCGAGACCGAGACCGAACCACCCCCGGACATTGCCTCGGCGTTGGCGGAGAGCCGCTGGGCGGCGGGCTGCGACGCCTGCCAGGAGGTCTGCCCCTGGAACCGGGTGCCCATCTGGGGAGATCCCACTCTCTGGGGCGGCCCCAGCCCCCTCCACACCCGCTCTGCCGGGGACCTGCCCCGGGGCGCGGCCCAGTGGCGGAAGCTCACCCGGCGGACCGCCCTGAGGCGCGTGAGGGACCGCCACTGGCGGGCCACCCTGGGCCGAATCCTGGGAGAGTGA
- a CDS encoding sensor histidine kinase, with translation MQTAGMKWRWYWGIWGLMGLYMATWDMVMYPASPALRLLLLNLLQNGVWGLLGLYLIRLADRHPIESFAWSRWRTWILHLLASVLVAALGLFLAYLISLLVDAGWEKALDLKAFRKGMPRFYRAYFHTNLLFMWAVVAAFHALRIYRKYKAREVEAAQLEARFAEAQNLALRMQLQPHFLFNTLHSISALVHADPDGADDMISRLGDFLRMTLEAPPDQMVPLRKELAFIRAYLAIEQVRFQDRLRLDMEVPAELLDLRVPSFILQPLVENALKHGLADRSRNGTLRLGASRDSEYLTLEVRDDGEGYQPGREGTGLGNVRARLGLIYKGRHQLDLIGAPGRGTLVVLRLPLAEPDAEAS, from the coding sequence ATGCAAACCGCGGGGATGAAGTGGCGGTGGTACTGGGGCATCTGGGGCCTGATGGGGCTCTACATGGCCACCTGGGACATGGTCATGTACCCCGCCTCGCCGGCGCTGCGCCTCCTCCTGCTGAACCTGTTGCAGAACGGGGTCTGGGGCCTGTTGGGCCTCTACCTCATCCGGCTGGCGGACCGGCATCCCATCGAATCCTTCGCCTGGTCGCGCTGGCGGACCTGGATCCTGCACCTCCTGGCCAGTGTCCTCGTGGCGGCCCTGGGGCTCTTCCTGGCCTACCTCATCTCGCTCCTGGTGGATGCCGGCTGGGAGAAGGCGCTCGATCTGAAGGCGTTCCGCAAGGGCATGCCCCGGTTCTACCGGGCCTATTTCCACACGAACCTGCTCTTCATGTGGGCTGTGGTGGCGGCCTTCCACGCCCTGCGGATCTACCGGAAGTACAAGGCCCGCGAGGTCGAGGCCGCCCAGCTGGAGGCCCGGTTCGCCGAGGCCCAGAACCTGGCGCTCCGGATGCAGCTCCAGCCCCACTTCCTCTTCAACACCCTCCATTCGATCTCGGCCCTGGTGCATGCGGACCCGGATGGGGCCGACGACATGATCAGCCGGCTGGGCGACTTCCTGCGGATGACTCTGGAGGCCCCGCCGGATCAGATGGTGCCCTTGCGCAAGGAGCTGGCCTTCATCCGGGCCTACCTGGCCATCGAGCAGGTGCGCTTCCAGGACCGCCTCCGGTTGGACATGGAGGTCCCCGCGGAACTCCTCGACCTGCGGGTGCCCAGCTTCATCCTCCAGCCCTTGGTGGAGAACGCCCTGAAGCACGGACTGGCGGATCGCTCACGGAACGGGACGCTCCGGCTGGGGGCCTCGCGGGACTCCGAATACCTGACCCTGGAGGTGCGGGACGACGGCGAGGGTTACCAGCCCGGCCGGGAGGGCACCGGACTGGGCAATGTGCGGGCGCGGCTGGGCCTCATCTACAAGGGGAGGCACCAGCTGGACCTGATCGGCGCCCCGGGCCGTGGCACCCTGGTGGTGCTGCGGTTGCCCCTCGCGGAACCTGACGCGGAAGCCTCGTGA
- the purD gene encoding phosphoribosylamine--glycine ligase, protein MKILLLGSGGREHALALKLKASTTPVDLVSAPGSDALAELGTCVALDLEAPAAVAAWCATARPDLVVAGPEVPLVAGVADAVRALGIPVFGHDAATARLEGSKAVAKAFMERHRIPCAASQTVKDLAAGEALIRAWPHGYPIVLKADGLAAGKGVVLAESGEEALATFRAFMAGQFGEASKTVVFEEPLIGMELSLHVLVDVDADHAAFAMLPACQDHKRIFEGDRGPNTGGMGAFGPIPFLRPEDIQRMRVELVEPTVRGLQADGLPARGVLFLGVMWTAAGPKLLEYNVRFGDPETQVLMQLLDEDLAALLLEVAEGRLVSRELKLKPHTAITVVLAAEDYPEGAKKGVPIQIGTPSVTVIHAGTRKQDGQWLTNGGRVMNLATSAPDLAAARAAIEAALPQIHWLGMQVRHDIGLKALRHAQAGKTVRDSW, encoded by the coding sequence ATGAAGATCCTGCTCCTCGGCTCGGGCGGCCGGGAACATGCGCTGGCGCTGAAGCTCAAGGCTTCAACCACTCCCGTGGACCTCGTGTCGGCGCCGGGCAGTGACGCCCTGGCGGAACTGGGGACCTGCGTGGCGCTGGATCTGGAGGCCCCGGCCGCCGTGGCCGCCTGGTGCGCCACGGCCCGCCCCGACCTCGTGGTGGCCGGGCCGGAGGTGCCCCTGGTGGCGGGGGTGGCGGACGCGGTGCGGGCCCTGGGCATCCCGGTCTTCGGCCACGACGCCGCCACGGCCCGGCTGGAGGGCAGCAAGGCCGTCGCCAAGGCCTTCATGGAGCGGCACCGCATCCCCTGTGCCGCCAGCCAGACCGTGAAGGACCTTGCGGCCGGAGAAGCCCTCATCCGCGCCTGGCCGCACGGCTATCCGATCGTCCTCAAGGCCGACGGCCTGGCCGCGGGCAAGGGCGTGGTGCTGGCCGAAAGCGGAGAGGAGGCCCTGGCCACCTTCCGGGCCTTCATGGCCGGGCAGTTCGGGGAGGCCAGCAAGACGGTGGTGTTCGAGGAACCCCTGATCGGCATGGAGCTGTCGCTGCACGTGCTGGTGGACGTGGACGCCGACCACGCCGCGTTCGCCATGCTGCCCGCCTGCCAGGACCACAAGCGCATTTTCGAGGGCGACCGCGGTCCCAACACCGGTGGCATGGGCGCCTTCGGGCCCATTCCGTTCCTGCGCCCCGAGGACATCCAGAGGATGCGCGTCGAGCTGGTGGAGCCCACGGTGCGCGGCCTCCAGGCGGATGGCCTCCCCGCGCGCGGGGTGCTGTTCCTGGGCGTCATGTGGACGGCGGCGGGTCCGAAGCTGCTGGAATACAACGTGCGCTTCGGGGATCCCGAGACCCAGGTGCTCATGCAGCTGCTGGACGAGGACCTCGCGGCCCTGCTCTTGGAGGTGGCCGAGGGGCGCCTCGTTTCGCGGGAGCTGAAGCTGAAACCGCACACGGCCATCACCGTGGTGTTGGCCGCGGAGGATTACCCCGAGGGGGCGAAGAAGGGGGTGCCCATCCAGATCGGGACCCCCTCGGTCACTGTCATCCACGCCGGGACGCGGAAGCAGGATGGGCAGTGGCTGACCAACGGCGGCCGCGTGATGAACCTGGCCACCTCCGCGCCGGACCTCGCTGCGGCCCGCGCCGCCATCGAGGCTGCCCTGCCACAGATCCACTGGCTCGGCATGCAGGTGCGCCATGACATCGGACTCAAGGCCCTGCGGCATGCCCAGGCCGGAAAGACGGTCCGGGATTCCTGGTAG